One window from the genome of Ananas comosus cultivar F153 linkage group 13, ASM154086v1, whole genome shotgun sequence encodes:
- the LOC109719033 gene encoding ABSCISIC ACID-INSENSITIVE 5-like protein 2, protein MALQGGGGGGGGGPSQIESLARQGSLYNLTLNEVESHLGEPLHSMNLDELLKSVLPIEMNQSLPAMDESSTSEHPLGPGLLRQGSITMPQGLSKKTVDEVWRDIQQGGKKGSEEGHKGRRERQTTLGEMTLEDFLVKAGVVTNELIANVGQGGSADPMAGQQDFTQGGHWYQQGVMGGYPVLNASYSEGGQMSISSQMMGALSDSQMPGRKRAAAPSEDVEDKLVERRQKRMIKNRESAARSRARKQAYTNELENKVSRLEEENERLKKQKELDKVLYSEPPPEPRYRLRRTSSASF, encoded by the exons ATGGCGTTGCAAGGTGGCGGTGGCGGGGGTGGCGGGGGCCCATCCCAGATTGAGAGCTTGGCTCGACAAGGTTCGCTCTATAATCTTACACTAAATGAGGTCGAGAGTCACTTGGGTGAACCTCTTCACAGTATGAACCTTGATGAGCTCCTAAAGAGTGTACTTCCGATAGAAATGAACCAATCTCTACCAGCAATGGATGAGAGTTCCACCAGTGAACACCCATTGGGCCCCGGCCTGCTCCGCCAGGGGAGCATAACTATGCCGCAGGGGCTAAGCAAGAAGACAGTGGACGAAGTATGGAGGGACATCCAACAAGGCGGGAAGAAGGGGAGCGAGGAGGGGCATAAAGGACGCCGGGAGAGGCAGACGACCCTCGGAGAGATGACCCTCGAGGATTTCTTAGTAAAGGCCGGTGTGGTGACTAATGAACTGATTGCAAATGTCGGTCAAGGGGGAAGCGCCGATCCGATGGCCGGGCAGCAGGATTTCACGCAAGGGGGCCATTGGTATCAGCAGGGTGTGATGGGGGGTTATCCTGTTTTGAATGCCAGTTACTCTGAGGGGGGGCAGATGAGTATCTCATCGCAGATGATGGGAGCGCTTTCTGATTCTCAGATGCCTGGCCGCAAGCGGGCGGCAGCTCCTTCGGAGGATGTAGAAGATAAGTTGGTTGAGCGGAGACAAAAGAGGATGATAAAGAACCGGGAGTCAGCTGCACGTTCGAGAGCCAGGAAGCAG GCCTACACAAATGAGCTTGAAAACAAGGTTTCTCGATTGGAGGAAGAGAATGAGAGGTTGAAGAAACAGAAG GAGTTGGACAAGGTACTGTACTCCGAACCACCTCCAGAGCCGAGATATCGACTCCGAAGGACAAGTTCGGCCTCCTTCTGA
- the LOC109719769 gene encoding 14 kDa zinc-binding protein-like, producing MSIAGGGAESVINASGGRIAVLSSHLRPPMAASSSSSSSSSSEVEAALAAAPSDAPTIFDKIISKEIPSKVVYEDDKVLAFRDISPQAPTHIIIIPKVKDGLTGLSKAEERHVEILGYLLYVAKLVAKQEGLDDGFRVIINDGPKGCQSVYHLHIHLLGGRQMNWPPG from the exons ATGAGCATCGCGGGTGGTGGGGCGGAGTCGGTAATAAACGCGAGCGGCGGTCGCATCGCCGTGCTAAGCTCTCATCTCCGCCCTCCCatggcggcgtcgtcgtcgtcgtcgtcttcctcctcctccgaggTGGAAGCCGCTCTCGCCGCCGCCCCCTCCGACGCTCCCACCAT TTTTGACAAAATTATAAGCAAGGAGATACCTTCCAAAGTGGTTTACGAGGATGACAAG GTTCTTGCATTTAGAGATATCTCTCCTCAAGCTCCAACTCATATTATTATCATCCCAAAAGTTAAAGATGGATTGACTGGACTATCAAAG GCAGAAGAACGGCATGTAGAGATTCTTGGCTATCTCCTTTACGTCGCCAAGCTTGTTGCAAAGCAGGAAGGTCTCGATGATGGCTTTAGGGTCATCATCAACGATGGACCCAAAGGAT GCCAATCTGTGTATCATCTTCACATTCATCTTCTTGGGGGCCGGCAGATGAATTGGCCTCCTGGCTGA